The Streptomonospora litoralis genome window below encodes:
- a CDS encoding GNAT family N-acetyltransferase produces MALWRIRTVVEDRPGRLAGLVDAMASQGGNIVGLSIHADAAGVVDEFIVDVPHEHHTLLREVARRSVTDSVVAVPAQPREVGDDVTKALLLTARLRSEPNRLPEALGELLLADDARWTNLTRPAPEFPEEPETTLVVPVGPLRGVRLRRVDQPFTWTESARADALVRSVLPPTGAAPTDGAVATHRGVDLYVRQAGASDAEAIQRLHARCSPETTRGRYFSSMRRLTPRMLGVFCDPEYGLTLLARPLKGGEPIALAHLMYTLDPGVGEIAFLVEDSWQQRGVGTALTGALTAVAADWGLAEVRAETVAGNRAMTRIMRRKGATVGLPRDGVVQARLPVAGTVPARRTGRLTSLMTEPGAAGA; encoded by the coding sequence ATGGCTCTTTGGCGCATCCGCACCGTCGTCGAGGACCGCCCCGGTCGGCTCGCCGGGCTGGTCGATGCGATGGCGTCGCAGGGCGGCAACATCGTCGGCCTGTCCATCCACGCCGACGCCGCCGGAGTGGTGGACGAGTTCATCGTGGACGTGCCGCACGAGCACCACACGCTGCTGCGCGAGGTCGCCCGCCGGAGCGTGACCGACTCGGTCGTGGCCGTACCCGCCCAGCCCCGCGAGGTCGGCGACGACGTCACCAAGGCCCTCCTGCTCACCGCCCGGCTGCGCAGCGAACCCAACCGGCTGCCCGAGGCGCTGGGCGAACTGCTGCTCGCCGACGACGCCCGATGGACCAACCTCACCCGCCCGGCGCCCGAGTTCCCCGAGGAACCCGAGACCACCCTGGTGGTGCCGGTCGGCCCGCTGCGCGGGGTCCGGCTGCGCCGTGTGGACCAGCCCTTCACCTGGACCGAGTCCGCCCGCGCCGACGCCCTGGTCCGCTCGGTGCTGCCGCCCACCGGCGCGGCGCCCACCGACGGCGCGGTCGCCACGCACCGCGGAGTCGACCTCTACGTGCGCCAGGCCGGCGCGTCGGACGCGGAGGCGATCCAGCGGCTGCACGCCCGCTGCTCGCCGGAGACCACCCGGGGACGCTATTTCTCCAGCATGCGGCGACTGACCCCGCGCATGCTCGGGGTGTTCTGCGACCCCGAGTACGGCCTCACACTGCTCGCGCGCCCGCTCAAGGGCGGCGAACCGATCGCGCTGGCCCACCTGATGTACACCCTCGACCCCGGCGTCGGCGAGATCGCCTTCCTGGTCGAGGACTCCTGGCAGCAGCGGGGCGTGGGCACGGCGCTGACCGGCGCCTTGACCGCCGTCGCCGCCGACTGGGGGTTGGCCGAGGTCCGCGCGGAGACGGTGGCCGGGAACCGGGCCATGACGCGCATCATGCGGCGGAAGGGCGCCACGGTCGGCCTGCCGCGCGACGGGGTCGTGCAGGCCCGGCTGCCCGTCGCGGGCACCGTTCCGGCCCGGCGCACGGGCCGGCTGACGAGTCTGATGACCGAGCCCGGAGCCGCAGGTGCGTGA
- a CDS encoding RrF2 family transcriptional regulator, whose amino-acid sequence MNEGVEWALHCCLNLAWCGPERAVRAARLAEFYELPHAYMNKQLQRLARAGIVYSTPGPSGGFRLAREPGEITLMDVVTAIEGSDEAFRCTEIRNRGPAAAAGGGGDSPCRINLAMRQAELVWRRELAGRTLADIKADVESGSPEVPVATRSWFARTGG is encoded by the coding sequence ATGAACGAGGGCGTCGAGTGGGCGCTGCACTGCTGCCTCAACCTCGCCTGGTGTGGTCCTGAGCGGGCCGTTCGAGCCGCGCGGCTGGCGGAGTTCTACGAGCTGCCGCACGCCTACATGAACAAGCAGCTGCAGCGGCTCGCCCGCGCCGGGATCGTCTACTCCACGCCGGGGCCGAGCGGCGGATTCCGGTTGGCCCGCGAGCCCGGAGAGATCACGCTGATGGATGTCGTGACGGCCATCGAAGGTTCCGACGAGGCGTTCCGCTGCACCGAGATCCGCAACCGCGGCCCGGCCGCGGCCGCCGGAGGCGGCGGGGATTCGCCCTGCCGGATCAACCTCGCGATGCGCCAGGCCGAACTCGTCTGGCGCAGAGAGCTCGCAGGCAGGACGCTCGCCGATATCAAGGCCGACGTTGAGAGCGGGTCGCCTGAGGTCCCGGTTGCCACGCGCAGCTGGTTCGCACGCACCGGCGGTTGA
- the hutI gene encoding imidazolonepropionase yields MNTSGSQTPVPAVSSVLVDDIAVLVTNDPGLGDGVLGEVPDAALVVENGRVAWCGPRTQAPAADVRVDAAGRCVVPGFVDSHSHIVFAGDRSREFTARMSGRPYEAGGIRTTVAATRAASETELLGNATRLLREARAQGTTTLEVKSGYGLSAADEERALRVASRLTEERTFLGAHVVPPEYDGDPGGYVDLVTGAMLDACAPHARWIDVFCERGAFDEEQARRVLEAGRRRGLAPRVHGNQLGPGPGVRLAVEAGAASVDHCTHLTADDVAALADSAAEGRATVATLLPGVDFSTRQPYPDARALLDAGARVALASDCNPGSCFSSSMALCIALAVREMGMSPEEALRAATAGGAAALRRDDVGHLAAGARADMVLLEAPNPLYLAYRPGVPQVAAVWKDGELVAGRP; encoded by the coding sequence ATGAACACATCCGGATCGCAGACTCCGGTCCCTGCTGTCTCCTCGGTGCTGGTGGACGACATCGCCGTCCTCGTCACCAACGATCCCGGGCTCGGTGACGGCGTGCTCGGGGAGGTGCCCGACGCCGCGCTGGTCGTCGAGAACGGGCGGGTGGCCTGGTGCGGGCCGCGCACGCAGGCTCCGGCAGCCGACGTGCGGGTGGACGCGGCCGGTCGGTGCGTCGTGCCCGGGTTCGTCGACAGCCACTCGCACATCGTCTTCGCCGGCGACCGCAGCCGGGAGTTCACCGCCCGGATGAGCGGTCGGCCCTACGAGGCCGGCGGCATCCGGACCACGGTGGCCGCCACTCGCGCGGCATCCGAGACCGAACTGCTGGGCAACGCCACCCGGCTGCTGCGCGAGGCCCGCGCCCAGGGCACCACCACGCTGGAGGTGAAGTCCGGCTACGGGCTGAGCGCCGCCGACGAGGAACGCGCGCTGCGGGTGGCCTCCCGCCTGACGGAGGAGAGGACCTTCCTCGGCGCCCACGTCGTCCCGCCCGAGTACGACGGCGACCCCGGCGGCTACGTCGACCTGGTCACCGGCGCGATGCTGGACGCCTGTGCACCGCACGCCCGGTGGATCGACGTGTTCTGCGAGCGCGGCGCCTTCGACGAGGAGCAGGCGCGGCGGGTCCTGGAGGCCGGACGGCGGCGCGGCCTCGCGCCGCGGGTGCACGGCAACCAGCTCGGCCCCGGCCCCGGAGTGCGGCTGGCCGTGGAAGCCGGCGCCGCGTCCGTGGACCACTGCACCCACCTCACCGCCGACGACGTCGCCGCCCTGGCCGACTCCGCCGCCGAGGGGCGGGCGACGGTGGCGACCCTGCTGCCCGGGGTGGACTTCTCCACCCGCCAGCCCTACCCCGACGCGCGCGCCCTGCTCGACGCCGGGGCCCGGGTGGCCCTGGCGAGCGACTGCAACCCCGGTTCCTGCTTCAGCTCCAGCATGGCCCTGTGCATCGCGCTGGCCGTGCGCGAGATGGGCATGTCGCCGGAGGAGGCGCTGCGGGCCGCCACCGCCGGCGGCGCCGCCGCCCTGCGCCGCGACGACGTCGGGCACCTGGCGGCGGGCGCCCGCGCCGACATGGTGCTGCTGGAGGCGCCCAATCCGCTTTACCTCGCCTATCGGCCCGGGGTGCCGCAGGTCGCCGCCGTCTGGAAGGACGGGGAGCTGGTGGCGGGCCGCCCTTGA
- a CDS encoding type II toxin-antitoxin system VapB family antitoxin, which yields MALTQIDLDVEALAESMRLSGLTTKKDMVNEALREYVARHRRIEALEHYARLSAEWDYEGWRRRHNAEKEAEE from the coding sequence ATGGCGTTGACTCAGATCGATCTGGACGTGGAAGCACTGGCGGAGTCCATGCGCCTGTCAGGGCTGACTACTAAGAAGGACATGGTGAACGAAGCTCTGCGCGAGTATGTCGCACGCCATCGGCGCATCGAAGCTCTCGAACATTATGCGCGCCTCTCAGCCGAGTGGGACTACGAAGGATGGCGTCGTCGTCATAACGCGGAGAAGGAAGCCGAGGAGTGA
- a CDS encoding Rid family hydrolase yields MTEKGLEMPHTLVNPDELHDPRTFGYSHIALAVGETVHIAGQYASGGEGAVAAEGFDSQVELALENLGVALAAVGLGYGEVVRLGTYIVDHDPAKLGIVAARISGIWGSRPPAQTLVGVAALAMPGMLFEVDAVAVRG; encoded by the coding sequence GTGACCGAGAAAGGACTGGAAATGCCGCACACCCTCGTCAACCCCGACGAGCTCCACGACCCCCGGACGTTCGGTTACAGTCACATCGCCCTAGCCGTGGGCGAAACCGTGCACATCGCCGGGCAGTACGCCTCCGGTGGCGAGGGAGCCGTCGCCGCAGAAGGATTCGATTCCCAGGTCGAACTTGCGCTGGAGAACCTGGGCGTCGCACTGGCCGCCGTGGGGCTGGGCTACGGGGAAGTGGTCCGGTTGGGTACCTACATCGTCGATCACGACCCCGCCAAACTCGGTATCGTCGCCGCCCGCATCAGCGGGATCTGGGGAAGTCGGCCTCCCGCGCAGACCCTGGTGGGCGTGGCCGCGCTCGCGATGCCCGGCATGCTCTTCGAGGTCGACGCCGTCGCCGTGCGCGGCTGA
- a CDS encoding MFS transporter yields MTAETAITEQDTNRPPPLKAWSAVCAVALGIFALMTTELLPVGLLTPIAAELDVSAGTAGLMVTVPGVTAAAAAPTVTAALGRIDRRTILAALIGLMALANLASALAPTFAVLLAARVAVGAGIGGFWAIAGGLAVRLVPERHVARATAVVFGGVSTASLIGVPAGTFAGDLVSWRFAFGCVAALGAAALVLLLVLVPTLPAGPPSAFAGMRAAFAGNAGVRLGLAATALLVTGHFTAYTFVRPLLTGASGIEAGQVGMLLLGFGAAQLGGNALAGSLAGRNARTALLVIALVLTAALSAFSPLGSTPLSGAVLLLLWGLGYGGVSVGLQTWMIKSAPGAVESATALFVSAFNASIALGGAVGGLAVDRLSGSGALWCAAGLTAAAALAVALGRRPDAPDRSHSGHGPAAPRSDATSPTISR; encoded by the coding sequence GTGACTGCGGAGACGGCAATCACCGAGCAGGACACGAACCGACCGCCACCCCTGAAGGCGTGGTCGGCCGTCTGCGCAGTGGCGCTGGGCATCTTCGCGCTGATGACGACCGAGCTCCTGCCCGTCGGGTTGCTCACCCCGATCGCCGCCGAGTTGGACGTCTCCGCGGGGACCGCCGGGCTGATGGTGACTGTGCCCGGGGTCACCGCCGCGGCCGCCGCGCCGACGGTCACCGCGGCCCTCGGCCGGATCGATCGCAGGACCATCCTGGCCGCGCTGATCGGGCTGATGGCACTCGCCAACCTCGCGAGCGCCCTGGCGCCCACCTTCGCGGTGCTGCTGGCCGCTCGTGTCGCCGTGGGCGCGGGCATCGGCGGCTTCTGGGCGATCGCCGGCGGGCTTGCGGTGCGGCTGGTGCCCGAACGCCATGTCGCGCGTGCCACGGCCGTGGTGTTCGGCGGTGTCTCCACCGCCTCCTTGATCGGGGTGCCGGCGGGCACGTTCGCAGGCGACCTCGTCAGCTGGCGGTTCGCGTTCGGTTGCGTGGCGGCGCTGGGCGCAGCGGCGCTGGTCCTGTTGCTGGTGCTGGTGCCGACGCTGCCCGCAGGGCCGCCCTCTGCCTTCGCCGGAATGCGCGCGGCCTTCGCGGGAAACGCCGGAGTTCGCCTGGGATTGGCGGCCACGGCCCTCCTCGTCACCGGGCATTTCACCGCCTACACCTTCGTCCGGCCGCTGCTGACCGGGGCCTCCGGCATCGAAGCCGGCCAAGTCGGCATGCTGCTGCTCGGCTTCGGAGCCGCCCAGCTCGGCGGCAACGCCCTGGCGGGGTCTCTGGCCGGGCGCAACGCGCGCACTGCGTTGCTGGTGATCGCTCTGGTGCTCACCGCGGCCCTGAGCGCGTTCTCGCCTCTCGGCTCGACACCCCTGTCCGGAGCGGTGCTGCTGCTCCTGTGGGGCTTGGGCTACGGAGGGGTCTCGGTGGGATTGCAGACGTGGATGATCAAAAGCGCGCCCGGCGCCGTCGAATCGGCGACCGCCCTGTTCGTATCCGCCTTCAACGCCTCCATCGCGCTCGGCGGAGCCGTCGGCGGACTGGCCGTGGACCGCCTGTCCGGTTCGGGTGCCCTCTGGTGCGCCGCCGGGCTGACCGCCGCCGCAGCCCTCGCCGTCGCGCTCGGGCGCCGCCCCGACGCCCCGGACCGCTCACATTCGGGGCACGGTCCCGCCGCGCCCCGTTCGGACGCGACAAGCCCGACCATCTCCCGATGA